One Chromobacterium paludis genomic window carries:
- a CDS encoding aminotransferase-like domain-containing protein, with protein sequence MHQYQDIARQLLARIDGGEFPPGGRLPSVRRLAADHGVNSLTALAAYRWLEQRQRVVARPRAGFYAALPAQSEGQAQARALPSPATLVDMDSRMSQLVALSSSDVAVQLHMAEAHHSLYPAAELARRLQQTLQRQPELIGAYLPAALHDRLCGQLRRLAAGWQLDLPAGEILFCNGITEGISLALRHLTRPGDTVAVETPVYFGLLQTLAALGLKALEIPCTPDAGLSLEALEFALQYGPPVRCLVTVTNFQNPTGALMPDDNKKRLLALARRHGVAIIEDDVFGELYFGGPRPTPLKAWDRDGDVIYCASFTKSLAPSFRLGWLSGGRHHAALERLRASSSLVSPALLLGTLADLLASGDYGRISRKLRARLAGQMERVADAVLGSFPRGTLVRRPRGGLLLWVEGPAGLDSGKLLEAALKESISFAPGMLFSAEPRFRHCLRLNFGQPWDAAQQAAIARLGALAAEQLRTT encoded by the coding sequence ATGCATCAATATCAGGACATCGCGCGGCAACTGCTGGCGCGCATAGACGGCGGCGAGTTCCCGCCCGGCGGCAGGCTGCCCTCGGTGCGGCGGCTGGCCGCCGATCACGGGGTCAACAGCCTGACTGCGCTGGCCGCCTACCGCTGGCTGGAGCAGCGGCAGCGGGTGGTGGCGCGGCCGCGCGCCGGCTTCTACGCCGCCTTGCCGGCGCAGTCCGAAGGGCAAGCCCAAGCCCGCGCCCTGCCCTCGCCCGCCACGCTGGTGGATATGGACAGCCGCATGTCGCAGTTGGTGGCGCTGTCTTCCTCCGATGTGGCGGTGCAGCTGCACATGGCCGAGGCGCATCACAGCCTGTATCCGGCGGCGGAGCTGGCGCGGCGGTTGCAGCAAACGCTGCAGCGGCAGCCGGAACTGATCGGCGCCTATTTGCCGGCGGCGCTGCACGATAGATTGTGCGGCCAGCTGCGCCGTTTGGCCGCCGGCTGGCAGCTCGACCTGCCCGCCGGCGAAATCCTGTTCTGCAACGGCATCACCGAGGGCATCAGCCTGGCCTTGCGCCACCTGACCCGGCCCGGCGACACGGTGGCGGTGGAGACGCCGGTCTACTTCGGCCTGCTGCAGACGCTGGCCGCGCTGGGGCTGAAGGCCCTGGAAATCCCGTGCACGCCGGATGCCGGCCTGTCGCTGGAAGCGTTGGAATTCGCGCTGCAATACGGCCCGCCGGTGCGCTGCCTGGTGACGGTGACCAATTTCCAGAACCCCACCGGCGCCTTGATGCCGGACGACAACAAAAAGCGGCTATTGGCGCTGGCGCGCCGCCACGGCGTGGCCATCATCGAGGACGACGTGTTCGGCGAGCTGTATTTCGGCGGCCCGCGGCCGACGCCGCTGAAGGCCTGGGACCGCGACGGCGACGTGATCTACTGCGCGTCGTTCACCAAGAGCCTGGCGCCGTCCTTCCGTCTGGGCTGGCTGTCCGGCGGCCGCCACCACGCGGCGCTGGAGCGGCTGCGCGCCAGCAGCAGCCTGGTCAGCCCGGCCTTGCTGCTGGGCACCTTGGCCGACTTGTTGGCCAGCGGCGACTATGGCCGCATCAGCCGCAAGCTGCGCGCGCGTTTGGCCGGGCAGATGGAGCGGGTGGCCGACGCCGTGCTGGGGTCCTTCCCGCGCGGCACCCTGGTGCGGCGGCCGCGCGGCGGCCTCTTGCTGTGGGTGGAAGGGCCAGCGGGCCTGGACAGCGGCAAGCTGCTGGAAGCCGCGCTGAAGGAGTCGATCAGCTTCGCGCCGGGCATGCTGTTCTCGGCCGAGCCCCGCTTCCGCCACTGTCTGCGGCTGAATTTCGGCCAGCCTTGGGACGCGGCGCAGCAGGCGGCCATCGCCCGGCTGGGCGCGCTGGCCGCCGAACAACTAAGGACCACATGA
- a CDS encoding GNAT family N-acetyltransferase, protein MIENGLRIRPAQADELAWLARIERRAARLFSPDDLPSALSERTLPAEILSAARDAGLLWVADDAGQPVGFALAEILDGQLHLAEMDVDPDHARRGIGSALLEHVLAHSAQAGFDGVTLTTFSHLPWNAPFYRRRGFMAFEPPAGSALAERLRAETAAGLRHRVAMRRDIV, encoded by the coding sequence ATGATAGAAAACGGCTTGCGCATCCGCCCGGCCCAGGCGGACGAGTTGGCGTGGCTGGCGCGAATCGAGCGCCGCGCCGCGCGGTTGTTTTCGCCGGACGATCTGCCTTCCGCGCTCAGCGAGCGCACCTTGCCGGCCGAGATCCTGAGCGCCGCCCGCGACGCCGGCTTGCTGTGGGTGGCGGACGACGCCGGCCAGCCGGTCGGTTTCGCGCTGGCGGAAATCCTGGATGGCCAGCTGCATCTGGCCGAAATGGACGTGGACCCGGACCACGCCCGCCGCGGCATCGGCTCCGCGCTGCTGGAGCATGTGCTTGCCCACAGCGCGCAAGCCGGCTTCGACGGCGTCACACTGACCACTTTTTCCCACCTGCCGTGGAACGCGCCGTTTTATCGCCGCCGCGGTTTTATGGCGTTCGAGCCGCCTGCCGGCAGCGCGCTGGCGGAGCGCTTGCGCGCCGAGACGGCGGCCGGGCTGCGCCATCGCGTGGCGATGCGGCGCGATATCGTCTGA
- a CDS encoding NAD(P)/FAD-dependent oxidoreductase: MERVECVVIGAGVVGLAVAKQLAEAGREVVIIEAEPAMGQHASSRNSEVIHAGLYYPAGSLKARLCVAGRDLLYRYCAERAIPHLRLGKLIVASHEGQLAKLEALEKQARANGVDDIQRLSAKQARALEPALDCAAALLSPSTGIVDSHALMLSLLGDAEAAGAQLALGSPLEGGAATADGIALRVAGMELIADRVVNAAGLFAPGVARSIAGLPADSIPQAHYARGVYFSLQGRAPFSRLIYPLPEAGGLGSHLTLDLSGQARFGPDVEWVDGVDYRVDPARAEAFYRAARAWWPQLPDGALAPGYAGIRAKIAGPGQPDADFVIQGAAAHGVPGLIHLFGIESPGLTSCLAIAEAVAALLD; the protein is encoded by the coding sequence ATGGAGCGTGTGGAATGCGTGGTGATAGGCGCCGGCGTGGTGGGCCTGGCGGTGGCCAAGCAGCTGGCCGAGGCCGGGCGCGAGGTGGTGATCATCGAGGCGGAGCCGGCCATGGGCCAGCACGCCTCCAGCCGCAACAGCGAGGTGATCCACGCCGGCCTGTACTATCCCGCGGGCAGCCTGAAAGCGCGCTTGTGCGTGGCGGGCCGCGATTTGCTGTACCGCTACTGTGCCGAGCGTGCCATTCCGCACCTGCGGCTGGGCAAGCTGATCGTCGCCAGCCATGAGGGCCAGCTGGCCAAGCTGGAGGCGCTGGAGAAGCAGGCGCGCGCCAATGGCGTGGACGATATTCAGCGGCTTTCCGCCAAGCAGGCCCGCGCGCTGGAGCCGGCGCTCGATTGCGCGGCCGCCCTGCTGTCGCCGTCCACCGGCATCGTCGACAGCCACGCGCTGATGCTGTCCTTGCTGGGCGATGCGGAGGCGGCCGGCGCGCAGCTGGCGCTGGGCTCGCCGCTGGAGGGCGGGGCGGCCACCGCTGACGGCATCGCGCTGCGCGTCGCCGGCATGGAGCTGATCGCGGACCGGGTGGTCAACGCCGCCGGCCTGTTCGCGCCCGGTGTCGCGCGCTCCATCGCCGGCCTACCCGCCGATTCGATTCCGCAGGCCCATTACGCGCGCGGCGTGTATTTTTCGCTGCAAGGCCGCGCGCCGTTTTCGCGGCTGATCTACCCCTTGCCGGAGGCCGGCGGCCTGGGCAGCCACTTGACGCTGGACCTCTCCGGCCAGGCGCGCTTCGGCCCGGACGTGGAATGGGTGGACGGCGTGGACTACCGCGTCGACCCGGCGCGGGCGGAGGCCTTCTACCGCGCGGCGCGCGCCTGGTGGCCGCAGTTGCCGGACGGCGCGCTGGCGCCCGGCTATGCCGGCATCCGCGCCAAGATCGCCGGGCCGGGGCAGCCGGACGCGGACTTTGTCATCCAGGGCGCGGCGGCCCATGGCGTGCCAGGCCTAATCCATCTGTTCGGCATCGAGTCGCCGGGCTTGACCAGTTGCCTGGCCATCGCCGAGGCCGTGGCCGCGCTGCTGGATTAG
- a CDS encoding DeoR/GlpR family DNA-binding transcription regulator: MLILNQRQQELLDMVRRDSYVSVEKLADHFAVTRQTIRRDIALLAEHQQLQRYHGGASVLSSVENVAYQARQVLCIEEKRRIADCLARHIPDNASLFINLGTTTEEVAKALHRHRGLRVITNNLHVAEQMCDYPDCEVIVLGGSLRKRDRGLTGEATVQMIRQFRVDYGIIGVSSIESDGTLRDYDYREVRTTEAIIQQSRQVFLAADHSKFDRPALVELGRLSQIAALFTDKPVPPAIARLMQESGTQLHVAE; the protein is encoded by the coding sequence ATGCTGATCCTGAATCAAAGACAACAAGAGCTGCTGGACATGGTCAGGCGCGACAGCTATGTCAGCGTGGAAAAACTGGCCGATCATTTCGCCGTCACCCGGCAGACCATACGCCGCGACATCGCCCTCCTGGCCGAGCATCAGCAGCTGCAGCGCTACCATGGCGGCGCCAGCGTGCTGTCCAGCGTGGAGAACGTGGCCTATCAGGCGCGCCAGGTGCTGTGCATAGAAGAAAAACGCCGCATCGCCGACTGCCTGGCGCGGCACATTCCGGACAACGCGTCCCTGTTCATCAATCTGGGCACCACCACGGAAGAAGTGGCCAAGGCGCTGCATCGCCATCGCGGCCTCAGGGTCATTACCAATAATCTGCACGTGGCCGAGCAGATGTGCGATTACCCGGACTGCGAGGTCATCGTGCTGGGCGGCTCGCTGCGCAAGCGCGACCGCGGCCTGACCGGCGAGGCGACGGTGCAGATGATCCGCCAGTTCCGCGTGGACTACGGCATCATCGGCGTGTCCAGCATCGAGTCCGACGGCACGCTGCGCGATTACGACTACCGCGAGGTGCGCACCACCGAGGCCATCATCCAGCAATCGCGCCAGGTGTTCCTGGCGGCGGACCACAGCAAGTTCGACCGGCCGGCGCTGGTGGAGCTGGGCCGGCTCAGCCAGATCGCCGCGCTGTTCACCGACAAGCCGGTGCCGCCGGCCATCGCCCGCCTCATGCAGGAGAGCGGCACCCAGCTGCATGTGGCCGAATAG